Below is a window of Cytobacillus firmus DNA.
TTTTGTCTCACTTTATCGATTTAAAGAATAAAACAGTTCTTTTTTCTCAATCACTCTGCTAAACATTGAAAAACTGTATTTAAAATTGCTGGAAAATTCATTCTTTTTTCTCTATCTAATGACAAGCCCATCCCTTATTCTTTCTTTAGAGTCCCGAAGAAAGGGGCGAAGAAGGGGTGAATACATATGAAAAAAGGAGCAGGGAGAATAAGCTTGCTGACAGCATTTTTTATTTTGCTGTTTTCATCGCTTTCCTTTGCGGCAACAGTACCAGGAGGGCCATCAACTAATGGAAACACGAACATTAACAGCATGCTTTCCTATGAAGATGTGGTGAAAGAGCTTAACAGTATTGAACAGACAAGCAAAGGGAAGGTTGAAGTCTTTACACTTGATCGCTTTGGAAAATCGGAGCAGGGCAGAAGCATTTATGCTGCCAAGGTTGGAACAGGAGAAAAGAAAATCTGGATTCAGGCTCAAATCCATGGAAATGAAAAACTTGTTACAGAGGCAGCGCTTCAGCTGTTAAAAAATTATTCGAGCAACAATTCCAAAGAAGTACAGACCGTTCTGGAAGAGTCCACACTATACTTCATTCCGATGTACAATCCTGATGGCGCAGAGATGAATACCCGTGGCACAAAGATTATGGAAACAGGCCAGTCTCTGGACCTAAATCGCGATTGGGTAGAGGGAGGCTTTAAAGCCAAGGAATCAAAAGTTGTGTATTCTTATTGGGCAGAATTGAAGCCGGATTTTGCGATTGATTTGCATCATCAAGGTTTAAAGAAAATATATGGAACAAATGAAGCGACATCATTCTCCTTAGGAATATCCTTAGCACCAGACGGGCCAACATTGCCAAATGAAACAA
It encodes the following:
- a CDS encoding M14 family zinc carboxypeptidase; amino-acid sequence: MKKGAGRISLLTAFFILLFSSLSFAATVPGGPSTNGNTNINSMLSYEDVVKELNSIEQTSKGKVEVFTLDRFGKSEQGRSIYAAKVGTGEKKIWIQAQIHGNEKLVTEAALQLLKNYSSNNSKEVQTVLEESTLYFIPMYNPDGAEMNTRGTKIMETGQSLDLNRDWVEGGFKAKESKVVYSYWAELKPDFAIDLHHQGLKKIYGTNEATSFSLGISLAPDGPTLPNETKYNDITKQMMAYVYDEMKGYGYTHIDRYQIVDSGKQVGYDIDIKGGVVSAMMMGLNYNDLNPDNHSHPAIFFETKGNSSDGSLGQKSNGYLTKQNYLALKSLVYGYVTGEVNKVDPAKWNEIPAYPLAGYWTDYNGIVPVESSGF